From Lasioglossum baleicum chromosome 16, iyLasBale1, whole genome shotgun sequence:
ATTTCTCTGTCGCATACATTATATGCATTCTTTAACCGTTTGAAGCACGAAGTTCTTCGACTTGTCTCTAATATGTACTATTATTCATAGGAAACTCGTTCGATACGAAAGAATGAAAAGATCGCGTTTCTTAGACACGCGTGCTTCAAAAGATCGAAGTAAATTCTACGATACTATAGAAGAATGTCTGTATAAAAGAAAGATGAGATCAATGACGTGCTCGCAATGCAGAGAATTATAGTAAAATCAATATACGATATAAAAGAACATGAAACCTTTGAATAGGAAGAAAAGTTATTGTCCGGCGGAAGTCGTACAAAATAAGAATAAAaactgtaaatgcaataattgcATGGTAAcaaaacgaaaaaagaaaaaaggattATAATACAGTTATGTACAAAcgcaacaatataaaaaatcacttgGTTTTCTTAGTTGAATCATTTGCATTGCGTTTCCCGTTAATAATAAAATTCCCTCTGAACTCTGTCGACTTATACAAGTACGTATACGTCGCTTGAAACAATATAaatatacttttatattatttcggcACTACGAAACAGTAGAATTCTCTTTTCACTCTCTAAAAATCTTCCGTATCTCTTTGTCTTTTCCGTTTGAAACTCCACTGTGTGCACCCTTTCtctatataatacaaaaatacaAACAATCCTGtgtaattatataattacatTATTTATCACCTGGTGCCACTCCAGTCGCCCGTCTCTTTCAACGCTCTGTCTGTTAATCTTTCTATCTCAGTCAAAAGCTGCTCAGTCTCTAAATCGACGCATACCATGTCTGCTTCGACAGGATCCCATTCTAAACTATTTGGCGTGGACACTCTAGACCAAGGAGATGCCGTCAAGCTAGAGGGTTGACTATTGTGTACCGATGTTTGAGTTATGGAGCCGTCGTTGCTTTCGACGTTCTCGTCATCCACAACCGGTAGGGGCAAACCTACAATTGTATCTTTACATATTAGATTTCACTGTCTCTCTTATTGCTTTCTTCTAAGTGATCCTTTTACCTTCGTGCTCCCATTCCAAGTCCAACGAAGACCCAGGAGTAGAAGAGACACATGCTTGTTGTTTCATCAATGTCCTTGCATCGAGAATTTGAAGCGGAGTGTCGAGTCCAGAACTAAAGAGATCGTTAATCAACAAAATTTGTATCTTGCATCACATACATGTTCTGTACAACGGTGATGAGCAACCAGTGGCCTGCAGGCCTTCATCCACGATTTTCGATACATTGTTGTTACTTTTGGCCCACCGTGGTCCACTGGTTGCTCATCGCTGCCATATATAATCCTCTCGATAAGTATACCTTGTCGAAGCATTATTTCTTGATTGTAACCTGGTGTATTTCTTAGTTCCCTTCGCCCAACCGCTATCTTCTAACAATTCCAACGTTACAGGGGCCCCATTTTTTTTCTACAAACATATTAAACAGGCCATTAAATGATTCTTGGCAAATCGAAGTATAAACATACGCCGGCTTAACTGCAGCGATAGAAATCTGGATTAACATTAATAGTGAGTGTACCTCACTTATTACAACAGTGAGTATATTACGAAAAAATGCTGATAGTCTAATTCAATtaccttgaatttttttaaggagAGAAACGATAACAGGCTATCCGGGAAGCATAACAATGAAGCGTACAAttaatacaattaaaaaatgtgacATTGCCCTACAGCTAAGCGCAGTTCCTTACGTTTTTGATCCTCTAGATTGATCTGCATCTCCTTTGTCATCTATAAACTACAAGAGAACATACATTAGTAGCATGCATTATGTACAGCATACATTATTATAATCTACGAGAGAACATATGTTGTGTACAATTATGGTATATGTTATATACAGTGTACATTATTTGAAATGCTTCGTACCTCAACTTGTTCGTCTCCTTGGAAGGACATGCTGGTGTGCCTTTGGTAAAACCTTGAATTCGAAGAAGTTCTATGTCATGAGAGTGCATGGAAGAGGAGAAATCGAGTATCGTTTCTCAGAAAATGTTTGTTCGTTCAACGTTTTACGTGAAATGCGGATATCTAACCTGTACGATAAGGAGTCTGTAACTTTGGAGATACAGCGGCCGAAACAGGCCCCCATGACCTGTTAACACACGGCGTATCGCCGTCATCTAACTGATATAGGCGTTCAGAGATCAGTATTTAATTCCACGTGGTGAATGAAGGATAATAGGAAAGAAGGGCGGGCCTTCAGTCAGCGGTGAGCGGATATCAAACGCTCATCGCTTTCGTATACCAGCGGCAGCGGCTGTCAGTTGCACAGTGCTCAGTGCATCAGTGCATCGTGCATCGCGTGCACTCCTTGTTCTTGTTCA
This genomic window contains:
- the LOC143217128 gene encoding uncharacterized protein LOC143217128; translated protein: MGACFGRCISKVTDSLSYRFYQRHTSMSFQGDEQVEFIDDKGDADQSRGSKTLLSFLSLKKFKKKNGAPVTLELLEDSGWAKGTKKYTRLQSRNNASTSSGLDTPLQILDARTLMKQQACVSSTPGSSLDLEWEHEGLPLPVVDDENVESNDGSITQTSVHNSQPSSLTASPWSRVSTPNSLEWDPVEADMVCVDLETEQLLTEIERLTDRALKETGDWSGTR